A genome region from Rickettsiales endosymbiont of Stachyamoeba lipophora includes the following:
- a CDS encoding DUF2608 domain-containing protein — MYKLLNILLLMLFYSQLCLSDSLIEINTIKQLEKYTTNFTEKDLVVFDIDKVILAPQDLILRDTARATRRKFFEGIKKKDPNKLKLLLSVVNMQANGELVEPEILKIIYNLQRKKVKVIAITLMGPNSVLEDQESNRYKLLKGMGIELSNLFKSDTIKIDNSKREQPRHIGGVIFSRGYDKGLVLENFLQQIKFSPRKIAFIDDHREHVINVDQHMQKRNINFYGLWYRPSLLPNDPPINQCIVANQFKWLEKKLIWLSDKQASILCP; from the coding sequence GTGTATAAATTATTAAATATTTTATTACTAATGTTGTTTTATAGTCAATTATGCCTATCTGACTCTCTCATAGAAATTAATACAATTAAGCAATTGGAAAAATATACTACCAATTTCACCGAAAAAGATTTAGTGGTCTTTGATATTGATAAAGTTATTTTAGCACCTCAAGATTTAATTCTTCGAGATACTGCTAGAGCGACTAGAAGAAAGTTTTTTGAAGGAATAAAGAAGAAAGACCCCAATAAATTAAAATTGCTTCTAAGTGTTGTTAATATGCAAGCAAATGGAGAATTAGTAGAGCCCGAAATTTTAAAGATAATTTATAATCTACAGCGCAAAAAAGTTAAAGTTATTGCTATTACCCTAATGGGACCCAATTCGGTACTAGAAGACCAAGAATCCAATAGATACAAACTCCTTAAGGGAATGGGGATAGAATTATCAAACTTATTTAAGAGCGATACAATAAAAATAGATAATAGCAAGCGAGAGCAACCCAGACACATAGGGGGAGTAATTTTTTCAAGAGGTTATGATAAAGGCTTAGTATTAGAAAACTTCTTACAACAAATTAAGTTCTCACCACGAAAAATTGCTTTTATAGATGATCATAGAGAGCATGTAATTAACGTAGATCAACATATGCAAAAGAGGAATATAAATTTTTATGGTTTATGGTACCGACCTAGCCTACTGCCTAATGATCCACCAATAAATCAATGTATAGTAGCCAACCAATTTAAGTGGTTAGAAAAAAAATTAATATGGCTATCTGACAAGCAAGCGTCAATTCTATGCCCTTAA
- a CDS encoding MBL fold metallo-hydrolase, whose protein sequence is MRYFGHACILLEAKQYSILLDPLISYDSQVSGDVLSLKDLPDQIDYLLISHNHQDHVVLKTLLQIRHKVKKVIVPSCNSGMIQDPSLARIFKHLGFNNVIELSELNSITDNTIKITALPFIGEHSDLDIKTKTGYHILLNGGSFVFLIDSRNMDPYIYDNVFSLLGKINYIFLGMECVGAPMSWLYGPLFFHKIDRNFDNQRRLAGSDFEKAKRLIQSSKCNNVFIYAMGLEVWLSHILTLNYDDNSP, encoded by the coding sequence ATAAGGTATTTTGGTCATGCTTGTATTTTATTGGAGGCTAAACAGTATAGTATATTATTGGATCCATTAATATCGTACGATTCACAGGTCTCTGGCGATGTATTATCCTTAAAAGATTTACCTGACCAAATTGATTATTTACTTATATCTCATAATCATCAAGACCATGTAGTTTTAAAGACTTTACTTCAAATAAGGCATAAAGTAAAAAAAGTAATAGTTCCAAGTTGTAATTCTGGCATGATCCAAGATCCTTCACTCGCTCGTATTTTTAAACATTTAGGCTTCAATAATGTTATAGAACTCTCAGAACTTAACTCGATTACTGATAATACTATTAAAATTACAGCATTACCTTTTATTGGTGAACACTCTGATTTAGATATTAAGACTAAAACTGGTTATCATATATTACTTAATGGGGGTAGCTTTGTATTTCTTATCGACTCTAGGAATATGGATCCTTATATATATGATAATGTATTTAGCTTGCTTGGTAAAATTAATTATATTTTTTTAGGGATGGAATGTGTTGGAGCGCCGATGTCTTGGCTATATGGCCCCCTCTTCTTTCACAAAATTGATAGAAATTTTGATAATCAAAGAAGGTTAGCAGGTTCTGATTTCGAGAAAGCTAAACGCCTTATACAAAGTAGCAAATGTAATAATGTTTTTATTTATGCCATGGGTCTTGAAGTTTGGCTAAGCCATATCTTAACTTTAAATTATGATGATAACTCTCCTTAA